In the genome of Cryptomeria japonica chromosome 8, Sugi_1.0, whole genome shotgun sequence, one region contains:
- the LOC131047799 gene encoding uncharacterized protein LOC131047799, whose product MVDGEGMPMGFIYEAMDRAKEAISHYYRGNTRKCEIFWCIIDRRWTNQLHQPIHAFAYFLNPKFYFSDSFRADEEVMAGVITCIDKMTPDPELRDKVLDELEIYKSAEGRLFSSQLAIDRRGKQQPDLWWENYGAGTPNLQKIAIRVLSQPCSASGCERNWSVFESIHTKKRNRLSQKRLNDLVFVRYNLRLRVRQVEGVSHEAIDLDEIDPYGDWTMNEQNDGDDVLLTEEEIAEIERGAAQDAEGARLDEMEDEDEDEDEDDDEDFDFEEESFHHLDTTTPTATTSSSRPEKLSYIRKNTKRKM is encoded by the exons atggtggatggagagggcatgccaatgggtttcatttatgaggccatggatagggccaaagaggccatttcacattactatcgtggaaatacaagaaaatgtgaaatcttttggtgcatcattgatcgtaggtggacaaaccaactccaccaaccgatacatgccttcgcctactttttgaacccgaaattctacttctctgattcatttagggctgatgaggaggtcatggcaggtgttattacatgcattgataagatgacacctgatcctgagttgagagacaaggttcttgatgagttggag atctacaaaagtgcagaggggagactcttctcatcacaactagcaattgataggagaggaaaacaacaaccag atttatggtgggagaattatggtgccggcacgcctaatcttcaaaagatagctatccgtgttttgtctcagccatgcagtgcttctgggtgtgaacgaaattggagtgtctttgagagcattcacacaaagaagagaaatagattgtcacaaaagcggctcaatgatctagtatttgttcggtacaaccttcgccttcgagttagacaggtggagggtgtttcacatgaggccattgacttggatgaaattgatccatatggtgattggaccatgaatgaacaaaatgatggtgatgatgtcctccttaccgaagaagaaattgcagaaatagagagaggagcagcacaagatgcagaaggagcaagattggatgaaatggaggatgaagatgaggacgaagatgaggatgatgatgaggactttgactttgaagaagaatcatttcaccatttagataccacaacacccactgctactacttctagctcaaggcctgaaaaattgagctatattaggaaaaatacaaagaggaagatgtag